DNA from Longimicrobium sp.:
GCCAGCGAGTCCAGCCCGTGCTCGCGCCGCCCCGGCTCCAGCAGGTAGCTGCCCACCATGGTATCGAAGTCGATCCCCTCCAGCGCGATCCCCTCGCGGCGGAAGACCAGGAAGTCGTACTTCAGGTTCTGCCCGATCTTCCGCACCTGCGCGTCCTGCAGCACGTCGATCAGCTCGCGCATCTCCGCCCCGTGTAGATCGGGGAGGTTCTTCGGCCCCGCCTGCTTCCGCGCCTCCGGCGACGGGTCGCCGCCGCCGCCCAGCAGGTCGCCCTGCGCGGGCGCGGGAAGGCGGTGGCGGAAGGGGAGATAGAAGGCCTCGCCGGGCTTGAGGGAGAGGGAGATGCCGCACAGCTCGGCGCGCATCGGGTCGGTGCTGCTGGTCTCCGTGTCGACGGCGACATATCCCTGCTCGCGGATGCGCCGGACGACCTCGCGCACGGCCTCGGGCGTGTCGAGGAGACGATAATCCGTGGGCATTCGCTCGCCCGCCGCCTTCTCCTCCTCGTCGGGCGCCGCGTAGTCGCGGACGAGGGTGTGGAACTCCAGGTCGAGGAAGAGCTCGCGGAGGCGCGCGCGGTCCGGCTTCTCCAGCCGCAGCCCGTCGAGGTCGAGCGTGAGCGGCAGGTCCGTGCGGATGGTGACGAGCTGCTTGGAGAGGATGGCGTCGGCGCCGAACGCCTCCAGCGCCTCGCGCGGACGCTTGGCCTTGATCTCCGCCGCGTGCGCCAGGATCTCCTCGATCGGGCCGTACTCCTCGATCAGCTGCACCGCCGTCTTCGGCCCGATCCCCGGCACGCCGGGGACGTTGTCGCTGGCGTCGCCGATCAGGCCGAGATAGTCGACCACGCGCTCGGGGGGGACGCCCAGCCGCTCGTTGGCGTTGCGGGTGTCGACCCACTCCTCCTCGACCGCCGCGGGGCCGCCGCGCCCGGGGTTGAGCAGGCAGACATGGGGGCGGATGAGCTGGTAGAAGTCCTTGTCGCCGCTGACGATCACCGCCTCGAGCCCGCCGTCCACCGCCTGGTCGGCCAGAGTGCCGATCACGTCGTCGGCCTCGTACCCCTCCAGCTCCAGCACGGGGATGCGGAAGGCCTCGACCAGGTCGCGCACGCGCGGGAGCGAGGCCTTCAGCTCGTCGGGCATCTTCTCGCGCGTGGCCTTGTACTCGGGGTAGATGACGTGGCGGTCGCTCATCCCCGCGTCGAACACCATCCCCAGGTAGTCGGGCTCGTGCTTCTCGATGACCTTGATGAGGAAGCGGGTGACGCCCCACGCGGCGCTGGTGTTCTCGCCGCGGCTGGACACCAGCGGGCGCGACACCAGCGCGAAGAAGGCGCGGTAGATGAGCGCGTAGCCGTCGATCAGGTACAGGCGCGGGCGGGTTTTCTCGGGCTTGTCCACGTGCGTTCGCGGGCGGGTGCAAAGGTGTGCCGGAGCCGCGCGGAATCTATCCCCCGCGCCGGACGCGGGCAAAAGCGGCGGAGGGGGATTGACATCCCCGCGAACGCCACCCCCGGCCTGCGGCGGACGGATGTCGGTGTCGCAAAGTTCGACAGATGTTTAGAAATGCAACGGGCGTTTGGGAGCGGCAGGTGGGAAGATCCCACGTCCTGCCTGCGTATTCAGTCGCGAAACGATGTGGTCCGCATCGTGCCAAGAGAGAGCGCATCCGATCGCCCCCCGACCCCGCAGCTCGCGCAGTCGCCCGATGATCATCCCCGTCCCCACCATCACGTCGCGCAACATCCGCCCGCGCCGGCGCACCGCCTCGCTCGGGCCGGCCGTGGAGCCCGTGCAGGAGCAGCCGGAGACCACGGTCACCGGCCGCGAGATCGTCAGCACCGCCAAGCTGCTGGCCTTCATCAACCACGAGGTTCAGGCCCGCCCCGAGTGCGCGGGGATGAAGGTGCGCGGCGGCGTCTGGTCGCTGGACCCCTACGCCGACGAGTGCAACTGGTCGGAGACGAGCCTGGTGGTGCAGGTGGCCGGCGTGATCTCGGCCGGCGCGTTCGAGGAGCTGCGCAAGGTGATCGGCCTGGCCCGCGAGCGCTACGACGTGCTCGCGCCCGAGGCGTACCTGCTCTGAATCTGCCCCATCCGATCGCGACGGGCGCCTGAAGGCGCGGCTGGAACATTGGGAAGCCTCGCAAACCGCGCGAGGCTTCAACTGCATTCGGGGGATGAGGCGGCGCGGGATGCTGCCACTCGAGCGGAGACGGCACCCGCAGCCTGCGCAGCAGGCTTTCCAATGTTCCAGCCGCGGGTTTACCCGCCCGTGCGAATCCCGCCTCGCGCGCTCCCGTCTCGAAAATGCTTGTCCGGCGTCGCCGCATCGCTTACCGATGTATCGCCCGCCGTGATCTCCCGACGACCCACCCCGTCATCATCCAGCTCCCATGAGAATCGCACTTCT
Protein-coding regions in this window:
- the polA gene encoding DNA polymerase I, which encodes MDKPEKTRPRLYLIDGYALIYRAFFALVSRPLVSSRGENTSAAWGVTRFLIKVIEKHEPDYLGMVFDAGMSDRHVIYPEYKATREKMPDELKASLPRVRDLVEAFRIPVLELEGYEADDVIGTLADQAVDGGLEAVIVSGDKDFYQLIRPHVCLLNPGRGGPAAVEEEWVDTRNANERLGVPPERVVDYLGLIGDASDNVPGVPGIGPKTAVQLIEEYGPIEEILAHAAEIKAKRPREALEAFGADAILSKQLVTIRTDLPLTLDLDGLRLEKPDRARLRELFLDLEFHTLVRDYAAPDEEEKAAGERMPTDYRLLDTPEAVREVVRRIREQGYVAVDTETSSTDPMRAELCGISLSLKPGEAFYLPFRHRLPAPAQGDLLGGGGDPSPEARKQAGPKNLPDLHGAEMRELIDVLQDAQVRKIGQNLKYDFLVFRREGIALEGIDFDTMVGSYLLEPGRREHGLDSLALQHLDHKTIHYEDVTGKGKAQIEFAEVELEKARDYASEDADIALRLHERFEPELERLHLTPLFREIEMPLVRVLAEMEWNGIRIDEEFFGRMSGQMHGQLRDLEARIYAAAGQEFNIGSTPQLREILFGKLALPVIKKTKTGASTDVDVLQELAAQGHELPQLLMQYRQVEKLRGTYVDALPKAVNPETGRIHTSFNQTVAATGRLASSDPNLQNIPIRTEMGAEIRRGFIPAEGMRFVAADYSQIELRILAHYSSDEAFVEAFRAGVDIHRQTAALIFGVASDAVTREMRDRAKTVNFAVIYGIGPFALGQKLGMTTAEAKEFIEQYFQRFPGVRRYLDEQMEKARQTGYVETLTGRRRYIPEINARNFNVRSFGERAATNAPIQGTAADLIKIAMIRIQDDLDRRTDGTKMLLQVHDELLFEVPEGREQEVQELIRDRMENAAALDVPLRVESGIGLSWLEAK